Proteins encoded together in one Bos indicus isolate NIAB-ARS_2022 breed Sahiwal x Tharparkar chromosome 3, NIAB-ARS_B.indTharparkar_mat_pri_1.0, whole genome shotgun sequence window:
- the SLC25A44 gene encoding solute carrier family 25 member 44 isoform X4, translated as MRFADNERSMARGMARDKSEDPEAAVRGPGQKQLKACVIWTGLWSILKFCISYKLPGDAHATGLCRTLSSRDLEQHCSAELSAIIEVFCCLQNAFTHITSAPRSPGTMEDKRNIQIIEWEHLDKKKFYVFGVAMTMMIRVSVYPFTLIRTRLQVQKGRSLYHGTFDAFIKILRADGVTGLYRGFLVNTFTLISGQCYVTTYELTRKFVADYSQSNTVKSLVAGGSASLVAQSITVPIDVVSQHLMMQRKGEKMGRFQVRGNPEGQGVVAFGQTKDIIRQILRADGLRGFYRGYVASLLTYIPNSAVWWPFYHFYAG; from the exons ATGAGGTTCGCTGACAACGAAAGAAGCATGGCGAGAGGCATGGCGAGGGACAAGTCCGAGGATCCAGAGGCGGCAGTTCGGGGGCCAGGACAGAAGCAGCTTAAAGCGTGTGTCATATGGA CAGGTCTGTGGAGCATCCTGAAATTCTGTATTTCTTACAAACTCCCAGGTGACGCCCATGCTACTGGTCTGTGCCGCACTCTGAGTAGCAGAGATTTAGAGCAGCACTGTTCAGCAGAGCTTTCTGCAATAATAGAAGTATTTTGTTGtttacaaaatgctttcacaCATATTACCTCAG CCCCCAGgtctccaggcacaatggaggaCAAACGTAACATCCAGATCATCGAGTGGGAGCACCTGGACAAGAAGAAGTTCTACGTGTTCGGTGTGGCAATGACGATGATGATCCGCGTCAGCGTCTACCCGTTCACCCTCATCCGCACTCGGTTGCAGGTTCAGAAAGGCAGGAGCCTCTACCATGGGACCTTCGACGCTTTCATCAAGATCCTACGGGCGGATGGTGTGACTGGCCTCTACCGGGGGTTCCTGGTCAACACCTTCACCCTCATATCTGGCCAGTGCTATGTCACCACTTATGAGCTCACCCGGAAGTTCGTAGCTGACTACAGCCAGAGCAACACAGTCAAATCACTGGTGGCTGGTGGTTCGGCCTCTCTCGTGGCCCAGAGCATCACAGTGCCCATTGACGTGGTCTCCCAGCATCTGATGATGCAGCGCAAGGGTGAAAAAATGGGCCGCTTCCAAGTGCGAGGGAATCCAGAGGGACAAGGGGTAGTTGCCTTTGGCCAAACCAAGGACATCATCAGGCAGATCCTGCGGGCTGATGGACTTCGTGGCTTCTACCGAGGCTACGTGGCTTCACTGCTTACTTACATCCCAAACAGTGCTGTCTGGTGGCCCTTCTACCACTTCTATGCAG